A single genomic interval of Methanolacinia paynteri harbors:
- a CDS encoding glutaredoxin family protein — protein MTEWTVVEGKDKGSIVLYALSTCIHCKKTKELLNELGVAYKYLFVDLLPEEELSVVFNEMLKYNPTGSFPTMVINGDKVIVGSRLQEIREALNGD, from the coding sequence ATGACCGAATGGACTGTTGTAGAAGGTAAGGATAAGGGTTCGATTGTTCTTTATGCCCTTAGCACCTGCATTCACTGTAAAAAAACAAAGGAGCTCCTGAACGAACTCGGTGTGGCCTATAAATATCTCTTTGTCGATCTCCTGCCCGAAGAGGAGCTTAGCGTGGTGTTCAACGAGATGCTGAAATATAATCCGACCGGCTCTTTTCCCACGATGGTCATCAACGGCGATAAAGTGATAGTAGGATCGAGGCTCCAGGAGATCCGGGAGGCGCTGAATGGAGATTAA
- a CDS encoding ferredoxin-thioredoxin reductase catalytic domain-containing protein — translation MEIKEPSKEEIDAKYNEILRQAKRGGYFLNPDTEFAKDLVKGLIINGERYGFEACPCRLVMGEKELNLDIVCPCYYRDDDVSEYGACYCGLYVDEETSKGEKPVTAIPERRDLKSRGKTAGASGMPTAAGSLQYPVYRCNVCGYLCARNSPPEKCPVCGADQKRFDLFMR, via the coding sequence ATGGAGATTAAAGAGCCTTCGAAGGAAGAGATCGATGCGAAATATAACGAGATCCTCCGGCAGGCAAAGAGGGGCGGATATTTTCTTAATCCCGATACGGAATTTGCCAAAGATCTGGTGAAGGGACTGATCATAAATGGTGAACGCTACGGTTTCGAGGCATGCCCGTGCCGCCTTGTAATGGGAGAAAAGGAGCTGAACCTGGATATCGTCTGCCCGTGTTATTACCGCGACGACGACGTATCCGAATACGGGGCCTGTTACTGCGGGCTTTATGTCGACGAGGAGACCTCGAAGGGAGAAAAACCTGTGACGGCCATCCCGGAGAGGAGAGACCTGAAGTCACGCGGCAAAACCGCAGGAGCCTCCGGGATGCCGACTGCCGCCGGCAGCCTTCAGTACCCGGTATACAGGTGCAATGTCTGCGGATACCTGTGTGCAAGGAACAGCCCTCCGGAAAAATGCCCGGTATGCGGAGCGGATCAAAAAAGATTTGATCTATTCATGAGATAG
- a CDS encoding 2'-5' RNA ligase family protein, whose translation MNSEYYAVDIALIPERETLDFFIGLNRRLIEKTGDDSIRLGDSACLPHISLAMGRVHASCIEDIKEILSVVSGFLPYNAAYKDYAVVAGSNGDQISGLDIVRDDMIAGLQEIVAGILGEFSSHGMTPECFSGDASAITDFSLDYSENYLARQTGDSFSPHITIGNGNIRKVEDIQPPANFSCDRIAICRLGNHCTCAELLESIKGI comes from the coding sequence ATGAATTCCGAATATTACGCAGTCGATATCGCACTAATACCAGAAAGAGAGACTCTTGATTTTTTTATCGGCCTGAACAGGAGACTTATAGAGAAAACCGGGGACGATTCCATACGCTTGGGAGATTCCGCCTGTCTTCCGCATATCTCGCTTGCCATGGGCAGGGTTCATGCATCATGCATAGAGGATATCAAAGAAATACTTTCGGTGGTTTCGGGGTTTCTTCCCTATAATGCGGCCTACAAAGATTATGCGGTCGTCGCAGGCTCAAACGGAGATCAGATTTCAGGATTGGATATAGTAAGGGACGATATGATTGCCGGGTTGCAGGAGATTGTCGCCGGAATACTGGGAGAGTTCAGTTCGCACGGGATGACGCCCGAATGTTTCTCCGGGGATGCATCCGCGATCACTGATTTTTCTCTCGATTATTCGGAGAATTATCTCGCACGACAGACGGGAGATAGTTTTTCACCGCATATTACGATTGGCAACGGGAATATCAGGAAGGTTGAAGATATTCAGCCGCCGGCAAATTTTTCATGCGACAGGATTGCCATATGCCGTCTCGGGAATCACTGCACATGTGCGGAGCTTTTGGAGAGCATTAAGGGGATCTGA